In Leptotrichia hongkongensis, one genomic interval encodes:
- a CDS encoding DUF4865 family protein: MIMMQYKVKLSKDFDMNNIRKRVQENGFKTDGFEDLFFKAYLISEENKEYSPLYFWKDNKGMNKFIFDGFYDNILNSFGWQTINIGIPLLQEFNENFSKAKYLLEIENETKPMEKMKRMEFSISDDKTVGRALVYNPENWKHTEYYFFEDAPKEVENSKVYEVLHISQ; this comes from the coding sequence ATGATAATGATGCAGTATAAAGTAAAACTTTCGAAAGATTTTGATATGAATAATATTAGAAAAAGAGTCCAAGAAAATGGATTTAAAACAGATGGATTTGAAGATTTATTTTTTAAAGCCTATTTAATCTCTGAGGAAAATAAAGAATATTCGCCATTATACTTTTGGAAAGATAACAAAGGAATGAATAAATTCATATTTGATGGTTTCTATGATAATATTTTAAATTCTTTTGGATGGCAGACTATAAATATTGGAATACCATTGTTGCAAGAGTTTAATGAAAACTTTTCTAAAGCAAAATATTTATTGGAAATAGAGAATGAAACAAAACCGATGGAAAAAATGAAAAGAATGGAATTTTCTATATCAGATGATAAAACTGTTGGAAGAGCATTAGTATATAACCCTGAAAATTGGAAACATACAGAGTATTATTTTTTTGAAGATGCTCCTAAAGAAGTAGAAAATTCAAAAGTGTACGAAGTTTTGCATATTTCTCAATAA
- a CDS encoding 2-isopropylmalate synthase, giving the protein MKKHIKIFDTTLRDGEQTPRVNLNTQEKLRIAKQLESLGVDVIEAGFAVASPGDFESVKLIAENIEKSTVTSLARAVKKDIEAAAEAVKNAKKPRIHTFIATSPIHREYKLKMTKEQILDRVKEIVSYAKSFIDDIEFSSEDATRTEKEFLVEVYETAIKAGATTLNVPDTVGYRTPNEMFELITYLKKNVKGIENVDISVHCHDDLGLSVANSVAAIQAGATQIECTINGLGERAGNTSLEEIAMILKTRKDLFEEYYTNIDSKQIYPTSKLVSLLTGVSTQPNKAIVGANAFAHESGIHQHGVLANPETYEIMSPESVGRNPDSLVLGKHSGKHAFVQKLESLGFNHVGSDRVEELFAQFKKLADKKKYVLDEDIIALVAGEAAKIEGRIKLAHFEISRQEGKKPKATVTIELDGEKLVKEALGDGPVDAAYNAVNLAVSDTFVLEEYKLEAITGDTDAQAQVVVIIEKNGNRFIGRGQSTDVVEASIKAYINGINRLYSN; this is encoded by the coding sequence ATGAAAAAACATATTAAAATATTTGATACAACGCTAAGAGATGGAGAACAGACACCACGTGTCAATCTTAATACACAGGAAAAATTGAGAATTGCAAAACAGCTTGAAAGTCTTGGAGTGGATGTGATAGAAGCTGGATTTGCGGTGGCATCACCAGGAGATTTTGAATCAGTTAAATTAATTGCTGAAAATATTGAGAAATCTACAGTTACAAGTTTGGCGAGAGCTGTGAAAAAAGATATTGAAGCAGCGGCAGAGGCAGTGAAAAATGCGAAAAAACCAAGAATACATACATTTATTGCAACTTCTCCGATTCATAGGGAATACAAGCTAAAAATGACAAAAGAGCAGATTTTAGATAGAGTAAAAGAAATAGTGTCTTATGCAAAATCGTTTATTGACGATATTGAATTTTCTTCAGAAGATGCGACTAGAACTGAAAAGGAATTTTTGGTGGAAGTATATGAAACAGCTATAAAAGCTGGAGCCACTACACTTAATGTGCCTGATACAGTAGGTTATAGAACTCCAAATGAAATGTTTGAACTTATAACTTATTTGAAAAAAAATGTTAAAGGGATTGAAAATGTGGATATTTCTGTGCATTGTCATGATGACTTGGGACTTTCTGTGGCAAATTCGGTTGCGGCGATTCAGGCTGGAGCAACTCAGATTGAGTGTACAATTAATGGACTTGGAGAAAGAGCTGGGAATACTTCGCTTGAAGAGATTGCAATGATTTTAAAAACTAGAAAAGACTTGTTTGAAGAATATTATACAAACATTGATTCAAAGCAAATTTACCCAACAAGTAAATTAGTAAGCCTTTTGACAGGAGTTTCAACACAGCCAAATAAAGCAATTGTCGGAGCGAATGCCTTTGCACATGAATCAGGAATTCATCAACATGGAGTATTAGCAAATCCTGAAACTTACGAAATTATGAGTCCAGAATCAGTTGGAAGAAATCCAGACAGCTTAGTACTTGGAAAACATTCAGGAAAACACGCTTTTGTACAAAAATTAGAATCATTAGGATTTAATCATGTCGGAAGTGATAGAGTGGAAGAATTATTTGCACAGTTTAAAAAATTGGCAGACAAGAAAAAATATGTTTTAGATGAAGACATTATAGCATTAGTTGCTGGAGAAGCAGCAAAAATAGAGGGAAGAATAAAACTGGCTCACTTTGAAATTTCAAGACAGGAAGGGAAAAAGCCAAAAGCGACAGTTACAATTGAACTGGATGGAGAAAAACTAGTTAAAGAAGCTCTTGGAGATGGGCCTGTTGATGCGGCGTATAATGCGGTTAATCTAGCGGTAAGTGATACTTTTGTTCTAGAAGAGTACAAGCTGGAGGCAATAACTGGAGATACTGATGCACAGGCACAAGTAGTTGTAATTATCGAGAAAAATGGAAACAGATTTATCGGTAGAGGACAAAGTACGGATGTAGTTGAAGCAAGTATAAAGGCTTATATTAACGGGATAAATAGATTATACAGTAATTAA
- a CDS encoding aspartate/glutamate racemase family protein, protein MKTIGLIGGMSWESTVTYYKIINETVKERLGGLHSAKCILYSVDFQEIEECQANGNWEKSGEILGEAANNLEKAGADFIVICTNTMHKVVNQIKEKISIPILHIAEMTAEKILEKGLKNIALLGTKYTMEQDFYKSKLIEKGINVIIPDKNDIEIINKVIYDELCLGTINSDSKKKFLEIVDKLRNKGAEGIILGCTEIGLLIKNEDTDVPLFDTAIIHAEQAAIYSIK, encoded by the coding sequence TTGAAAACAATAGGATTAATAGGAGGAATGAGCTGGGAAAGTACAGTAACTTATTATAAAATAATAAATGAAACTGTGAAAGAAAGGCTTGGTGGGCTTCATTCAGCTAAATGTATATTATATAGTGTGGATTTTCAGGAAATAGAAGAATGTCAGGCAAACGGAAATTGGGAAAAAAGCGGAGAAATCTTGGGAGAGGCTGCTAATAATCTTGAAAAAGCGGGAGCAGACTTTATAGTTATTTGCACAAATACAATGCATAAGGTTGTTAATCAGATTAAAGAAAAAATCTCCATTCCAATATTGCATATCGCTGAAATGACAGCAGAAAAGATATTAGAAAAAGGATTAAAAAATATAGCACTGCTTGGAACAAAATATACAATGGAACAGGATTTTTACAAATCAAAACTTATTGAAAAAGGGATAAATGTCATAATTCCTGATAAAAATGATATAGAAATTATAAATAAAGTAATATATGACGAACTTTGTCTTGGAACTATAAATTCTGATTCAAAAAAGAAATTTTTAGAAATTGTTGATAAACTTAGAAACAAAGGTGCAGAAGGAATAATATTAGGCTGTACTGAAATAGGGCTTCTTATAAAAAATGAAGATACTGATGTTCCATTATTTGATACAGCGATTATTCATGCAGAGCAGGCAGCGATTTATTCTATAAAATAA
- a CDS encoding class I SAM-dependent methyltransferase yields the protein MKVSQHWEKEKYEKNARFVSTYGEELIEWLNPQKDEYILDLGCGDGVLTKKITEYGCKVLGLDGSQKFVEATRKIGIEAIQGDAQNMKFENEFDAIFSNAALHWMTNPEKVMEGVARALKKGGRFVAETGRKGNVEKIENAIFETLEKHNLKAKKCWFFPTPEEKTELLEKYGLKVKRMISFPRPTLLPTGIKGWLQTFSAPALVNVPVEMHEKLIDEITEKVEKELERNENGQILADYVRLRFEAVKE from the coding sequence ATGAAAGTAAGTCAGCATTGGGAAAAGGAAAAATATGAGAAAAATGCACGTTTTGTATCAACTTATGGAGAAGAGCTGATTGAATGGTTAAATCCTCAAAAAGATGAGTATATCTTGGATTTAGGCTGTGGAGATGGAGTATTGACTAAGAAAATTACTGAATATGGGTGCAAAGTTTTAGGGCTTGACGGAAGTCAGAAATTTGTTGAAGCGACAAGAAAAATTGGGATTGAAGCCATACAGGGAGATGCACAGAATATGAAATTTGAAAATGAGTTTGATGCGATTTTTTCCAATGCGGCACTACATTGGATGACTAATCCAGAGAAAGTGATGGAAGGAGTAGCTCGAGCCTTGAAAAAAGGTGGACGTTTTGTAGCCGAGACGGGTCGTAAAGGAAACGTGGAAAAAATAGAGAATGCTATTTTTGAAACTTTAGAAAAACATAACCTGAAAGCTAAAAAATGCTGGTTTTTTCCAACTCCAGAAGAAAAAACGGAATTACTTGAAAAATATGGGCTGAAAGTAAAAAGAATGATAAGTTTTCCCCGTCCTACTTTGCTTCCAACTGGAATAAAAGGATGGCTTCAAACTTTTTCTGCACCTGCTCTTGTAAACGTTCCAGTGGAAATGCATGAAAAACTGATTGATGAAATAACAGAAAAAGTGGAAAAAGAACTTGAAAGAAATGAAAATGGACAAATTCTGGCGGATTATGTGAGATTGAGATTTGAGGCTGTGAAAGAATAA
- the ilvN gene encoding acetolactate synthase small subunit: protein MIKEHEILIITKNTSGIVSRIMSMFNRRGYSVNKMTAGVTNKPGYARLTLTVDGDDKALNQIQKQVYKIVDVVKVKIFPAEGVIRRELMLIKVKSDAQTRAQIVQIADIYRGKVLDVAPNSLVIELTGNVKKLRGFVEMMKSYGILEIAKTGVVAMSRGEKM, encoded by the coding sequence ATGATTAAGGAGCATGAAATATTAATAATTACAAAAAATACAAGTGGAATTGTATCAAGAATAATGTCTATGTTTAATAGAAGAGGATATTCGGTAAACAAGATGACTGCTGGAGTTACAAATAAGCCAGGTTATGCGAGATTGACACTTACAGTTGATGGTGACGACAAGGCATTAAATCAGATTCAAAAACAAGTTTATAAAATTGTTGACGTTGTAAAAGTAAAGATTTTTCCAGCAGAAGGAGTTATAAGACGTGAACTTATGCTTATAAAAGTAAAATCTGATGCTCAAACAAGAGCTCAAATCGTTCAAATTGCAGACATTTATCGTGGAAAAGTGCTAGATGTGGCACCAAACTCGCTTGTAATAGAACTTACAGGAAATGTGAAAAAATTACGTGGATTTGTGGAAATGATGAAAAGTTATGGAATACTGGAAATCGCCAAAACAGGGGTTGTAGCAATGAGCCGTGGAGAAAAAATGTAA